Proteins co-encoded in one Lysobacter solisilvae genomic window:
- the rpmG gene encoding 50S ribosomal protein L33 → MASKRDKIRLISSAATGHFYTTDKNKKNTPNKMEVKKYDPVVRKHVMYKEGKIK, encoded by the coding sequence ATGGCTTCCAAGCGCGACAAGATCCGCCTGATCTCCTCGGCCGCCACCGGCCACTTCTACACCACGGACAAGAACAAGAAGAACACGCCGAACAAGATGGAGGTCAAGAAGTACGACCCCGTCGTTCGCAAGCACGTGATGTACAAGGAAGGCAAGATCAAGTGA
- the rpmB gene encoding 50S ribosomal protein L28, which yields MSRVCQVTGKRTTAGNNVSHAMNKTRRRFLPNLHERRFWVASENRWVKLRLSTAGLRTIDKNGIDSVLAELRKRGEKI from the coding sequence ATGTCCCGAGTATGCCAAGTGACTGGCAAGCGAACGACGGCTGGCAACAACGTCTCGCACGCCATGAACAAGACCCGCCGCCGTTTCCTCCCGAACCTGCATGAGCGCCGGTTCTGGGTTGCCAGCGAAAACCGCTGGGTGAAGCTGCGCCTTTCCACCGCTGGCCTGCGCACCATCGACAAGAACGGTATCGACTCCGTTCTGGCCGAGCTGCGCAAGCGCGGCGAGAAGATCTGA
- a CDS encoding lipid-A-disaccharide synthase N-terminal domain-containing protein: MAADFMNAPVAWLAWTGLHMSPWKIIGLTGALMFGGRWVVQFVASRRHGKPVIPRVFWYMSLVGSVMTLAYFVFSHKRDSVGIIQNLFPAFTAAYSLYLDIKHRGWHRDRASH, encoded by the coding sequence ATGGCCGCCGACTTCATGAATGCTCCCGTGGCGTGGCTGGCCTGGACCGGCCTGCACATGTCGCCGTGGAAGATCATCGGCCTCACCGGCGCGTTGATGTTCGGCGGGCGCTGGGTGGTCCAGTTCGTGGCCTCGCGCCGGCACGGCAAGCCGGTGATCCCGCGCGTGTTCTGGTACATGAGCCTGGTCGGCAGCGTCATGACGCTGGCCTACTTCGTGTTCTCCCACAAGCGCGACTCGGTGGGGATCATCCAGAACCTGTTCCCGGCCTTCACCGCCGCCTACAGCCTGTACCTGGACATCAAGCACCGCGGCTGGCACCGGGACCGGGCCAGCCACTAG
- a CDS encoding M20/M25/M40 family metallo-hydrolase, whose amino-acid sequence MNRLHPAAAFQAALVAAMACALPAQAQQRVAQPRVEDAHAPVYIVSSRATFDHGLQAIALESSARRDPLGRELVLSRVRAHQVGDLARHVHEKENRCGGFFAFDSQAQAEAFIRSDRSARALTKAAFAAPPIDNATTVNPWLGAVDASRIRGTIASLSAYTNRYYAAPTGKTSAEWIRGTWDTLASGRSDVSSELFNCSNCSTQPSVILTIQGAELPNEIVVLGAHLDSINGSAGGSTTQVAPGADDDASGIATLTEVLRVAMANGWRPKRTVKFMGYAAEEVGLRGSNAIAQSFLSANRNVVGVLQLDMTNYQTGATEMRIVSDYSNADMKQFLANLFDTYLAPLGIQRGTYTCGYGCSDHASWTSAGYPAAIMFEGGNSSGGYNPNIHTTADTLANMGDSAAPSAHFAKLGLAFMGELAKTAGGDANSPPVANFSSSVSGLTVAFTDTSTDTDGTIASRSWNFGDGTSSTAANPSKAYAAAGTYTVTLTVTDDDGASHTKTASVTVGTSGGTVLTKGVPRTGIAGAAGSSQYFTLAVPAGSSGLRFTGSGGSGDADLYVKFGSQPSTTVYDCKSEGSTNAETCNIATAQAGTYHVLVKGYSAFSGMSLVGDYTQCGDCGPGPIPYTNNTDFTISDNATVDSPITVSGRTGNAPSNATVAVNIVHTYIGDLKVDLVAPDGSLYNIHNRTGSSTDNINKTVTLNLSTEALNGTWKLRVNDNAGGDTGYINSWTVTF is encoded by the coding sequence ATGAACCGACTTCATCCGGCCGCGGCCTTCCAGGCAGCGCTCGTGGCCGCCATGGCCTGCGCATTACCGGCGCAGGCACAGCAGCGCGTCGCCCAACCTCGCGTCGAGGACGCGCACGCCCCCGTCTACATCGTCAGCTCGCGCGCCACCTTCGACCACGGCCTGCAGGCGATCGCGCTGGAAAGCAGCGCGCGCCGCGACCCACTGGGCCGCGAACTGGTGCTCTCGCGCGTGCGTGCCCACCAGGTCGGCGACCTGGCCCGACACGTGCATGAAAAGGAAAATCGTTGCGGCGGCTTCTTCGCCTTCGACAGCCAGGCGCAGGCCGAAGCCTTCATCCGCAGCGACCGGAGCGCGCGGGCGCTGACCAAGGCCGCCTTCGCCGCGCCGCCGATCGACAACGCCACCACGGTCAACCCGTGGCTGGGCGCCGTCGACGCCAGTCGCATCCGCGGCACGATCGCGTCGCTGTCGGCCTACACCAACCGCTACTACGCCGCGCCGACGGGCAAGACCTCGGCCGAATGGATCCGCGGCACCTGGGACACGCTGGCTTCCGGGCGCAGCGACGTCAGCAGCGAGCTGTTCAACTGCAGCAACTGCTCCACCCAGCCCTCGGTGATCCTGACCATCCAGGGCGCCGAACTGCCCAACGAGATCGTCGTGCTGGGCGCGCACCTGGACTCGATCAACGGCAGCGCCGGCGGCAGCACCACCCAAGTGGCACCGGGGGCCGACGATGACGCCTCCGGCATCGCGACGCTGACCGAAGTGCTGCGCGTGGCCATGGCCAACGGCTGGCGGCCCAAGCGCACGGTCAAGTTCATGGGCTACGCCGCCGAGGAAGTCGGCCTGCGCGGCTCCAACGCCATCGCGCAGTCCTTCCTGAGCGCCAACCGCAACGTCGTCGGCGTGCTGCAGCTGGACATGACGAACTACCAGACCGGTGCCACCGAGATGCGCATCGTGTCGGATTACTCCAACGCCGACATGAAGCAGTTCCTGGCCAACCTCTTCGACACCTATCTGGCACCACTGGGCATCCAGCGCGGCACCTACACCTGCGGCTACGGCTGCAGCGACCACGCGTCCTGGACCAGCGCCGGCTATCCCGCGGCGATCATGTTCGAAGGCGGCAACAGCAGCGGCGGCTACAACCCCAACATCCACACCACGGCCGACACGCTGGCCAACATGGGTGACAGCGCCGCGCCGTCGGCGCACTTCGCCAAGCTCGGCCTGGCTTTCATGGGCGAACTGGCCAAGACCGCGGGCGGGGATGCCAATTCGCCGCCGGTGGCCAACTTCAGCTCGAGTGTCAGTGGCCTGACGGTGGCGTTCACCGACACGTCCACCGACACCGACGGCACCATCGCCTCGCGCAGCTGGAACTTCGGCGACGGCACGTCCTCGACGGCCGCCAACCCGAGCAAGGCCTATGCGGCGGCGGGCACCTATACCGTCACCCTGACCGTCACCGACGACGACGGCGCCAGCCACACGAAGACCGCGTCGGTCACCGTGGGCACCAGCGGCGGCACCGTGCTGACCAAGGGCGTGCCGAGGACCGGCATCGCCGGCGCGGCCGGCAGCAGCCAGTACTTCACCCTGGCCGTGCCCGCGGGTTCGAGCGGCCTGCGGTTCACCGGTTCGGGCGGCAGCGGCGACGCCGACCTGTACGTGAAGTTCGGTTCGCAGCCCAGCACCACGGTGTACGACTGCAAGTCCGAAGGCAGCACCAACGCCGAGACCTGCAACATCGCCACCGCGCAGGCCGGCACCTACCACGTGCTGGTCAAGGGCTACTCGGCGTTCTCGGGCATGAGCCTGGTCGGCGACTACACGCAGTGCGGCGACTGCGGCCCGGGTCCCATCCCCTACACCAACAACACCGACTTCACGATCAGTGACAACGCCACGGTGGACAGCCCGATCACCGTTTCGGGCCGCACCGGCAATGCACCGTCCAACGCCACGGTGGCGGTGAACATCGTGCACACCTACATCGGCGACCTGAAGGTCGACCTGGTGGCGCCGGATGGCTCGCTCTACAACATCCACAACCGCACCGGCAGCAGCACCGACAACATCAACAAGACGGTCACGCTGAACCTGTCGACGGAAGCCCTCAACGGCACGTGGAAGCTGCGCGTCAACGACAACGCCGGCGGCGACACCGGTTACATCAACAGCTGGACGGTGACGTTCTGA
- a CDS encoding ParB/RepB/Spo0J family partition protein, whose translation MSVAKKRGLGRGLEALLGPKAAAEAPPLEATPGDVLRTVPVDSLMPGKYQPRRTMDEGKLAELAESIKAQGVIQPVVVRDVGGKRFEIIAGERRWRASQLAGLATIPVVVREVDDRTVVAMALIENIQREDLNPLEEAIALQRLIDEFDLTHAQAADAVGRSRAAVSNLLRLLELPAEIRVLVETRALEMGHARALLTLAPQAAIALARQAAENGWSVREVEHRAQLLAAGKVATGDRARPAKAKPQADIAALERELSESLNTQVSVLHGRGGKGRLVIHYHDLDALDGVLERLRARSE comes from the coding sequence ATGAGCGTCGCCAAGAAGCGCGGCCTGGGCCGCGGACTGGAAGCACTGCTCGGCCCGAAGGCCGCCGCCGAGGCACCGCCGCTGGAAGCCACGCCGGGCGACGTGCTGCGCACGGTGCCGGTCGATTCGCTCATGCCGGGCAAGTACCAGCCGCGCCGCACGATGGACGAGGGCAAGCTCGCCGAGCTGGCCGAATCGATCAAGGCGCAGGGCGTGATCCAGCCAGTGGTCGTGCGCGACGTCGGCGGCAAGCGCTTCGAGATCATCGCCGGCGAACGCCGCTGGCGCGCCTCGCAGCTGGCCGGCCTGGCCACGATCCCGGTGGTGGTGCGCGAAGTCGACGACCGCACCGTGGTCGCGATGGCGCTGATCGAGAACATCCAGCGCGAGGACCTCAATCCGCTGGAAGAAGCCATCGCGCTGCAACGGCTGATCGACGAATTCGACCTCACCCACGCGCAGGCGGCCGACGCCGTCGGCCGCTCGCGCGCGGCGGTGTCGAACCTGCTGCGCCTGCTGGAGCTGCCGGCCGAGATCCGCGTGCTGGTGGAAACCCGCGCGCTGGAGATGGGCCACGCCCGCGCCCTGCTGACGCTGGCGCCACAGGCGGCGATCGCGCTGGCCCGCCAGGCCGCCGAGAACGGCTGGTCGGTGCGCGAGGTCGAACACCGCGCGCAGCTGCTGGCGGCAGGCAAGGTCGCCACGGGCGATCGCGCCAGGCCGGCCAAGGCCAAGCCCCAGGCCGACATCGCCGCGCTGGAGCGCGAACTGTCCGAATCGCTCAACACCCAGGTCAGCGTGCTGCACGGCCGCGGCGGCAAGGGTCGCCTGGTCATCCATTACCACGACCTGGATGCGCTCGACGGCGTGCTGGAGCGGCTGAGGGCGAGGAGTGAGTGA
- a CDS encoding NAD-dependent epimerase/dehydratase family protein produces the protein MTILVTGAAGFIGAYVCRALAARGESVVGLDSYNDYYDPQLKRDRVQALCPQVDIRTLDLADREGLAALFEEVAPTRVIHLAAQAGVRYSLTHPHAYVESNLAGFVNMLELCRHRGVQHLVYASSSSVYGDSATPPFSEDQRVDQPRSLYAATKAANELMAHTYAHLYGLHATGLRFFTVYGPWGRPDMAPLLFSRAVLAGRPIEVFNHGRMRRDFTFIDDIVAGVLAALDHPPPAGPAPHRVFNLGNHTPVELERFIEVIAQAAGRPAQKLYRDMQPGDMVETMADTSRAKAALGFEPRTPIQTGLPQVVAWCREYFGGRA, from the coding sequence ATGACCATCCTCGTCACCGGCGCGGCCGGCTTCATCGGTGCCTACGTCTGTCGTGCGCTGGCTGCGCGGGGCGAGTCCGTCGTGGGGCTGGACAGCTACAACGACTACTACGACCCGCAGCTCAAGCGCGACCGCGTGCAGGCGCTGTGCCCGCAGGTGGACATCCGCACGCTGGACCTGGCCGATCGCGAGGGGCTGGCCGCCCTGTTCGAGGAAGTCGCGCCCACGCGGGTCATCCACCTGGCCGCGCAGGCCGGCGTGCGCTACTCGCTCACGCACCCGCACGCGTACGTCGAGAGCAACCTCGCCGGCTTCGTCAACATGCTTGAGCTGTGCCGCCATCGCGGCGTGCAGCACCTGGTGTACGCCAGCTCGTCGTCGGTCTACGGCGATTCGGCCACGCCGCCGTTCTCCGAGGACCAGCGCGTCGACCAGCCGCGTTCGCTCTACGCCGCGACCAAGGCCGCCAACGAACTGATGGCGCACACCTACGCGCACCTCTACGGCCTGCATGCGACGGGCCTGCGATTCTTCACGGTGTACGGTCCCTGGGGCCGTCCGGACATGGCGCCGCTGCTGTTCTCGCGGGCGGTGCTCGCGGGTCGGCCGATCGAGGTGTTCAACCACGGACGCATGCGGCGCGACTTCACCTTCATCGACGACATCGTCGCCGGCGTGCTGGCCGCACTGGACCATCCGCCGCCGGCCGGGCCGGCGCCCCATCGCGTGTTCAACCTGGGCAACCACACGCCGGTGGAGCTGGAGCGTTTCATCGAGGTCATCGCGCAGGCCGCCGGACGCCCCGCGCAGAAGCTTTATCGCGACATGCAGCCGGGCGACATGGTGGAGACCATGGCCGACACCTCGCGGGCGAAGGCCGCGCTGGGCTTCGAGCCGCGCACGCCGATCCAGACCGGACTGCCGCAGGTCGTGGCCTGGTGCCGCGAGTATTTTGGCGGCCGGGCCTGA
- a CDS encoding ParA family protein: MARIIAVANQKGGVGKTTTAVNLAAALARTPKRVLLVDLDPQGNATMGSGVDKRQIEETICDVLLGEADAAAILMRTAEDFDLLPANIELTAAEISLMNQGEREQRLKTALAPLRANYDYILIDCPPALSLLTLNALTAADSIIVPMQCEYYALEGISALIDTIEALKGRLNPQLEIEGVLRTMFDVRNNLANAVSAELTKHFGDRVFRTIVPRNVRLAEAPSHGQSIVGYDRASRGGIAYLGLAGEVLRRQREREQAGKAGTAGTAAKETAA, encoded by the coding sequence ATGGCTCGCATCATCGCTGTCGCCAACCAGAAAGGCGGGGTCGGCAAGACCACCACCGCGGTCAACCTGGCCGCCGCGCTCGCGCGCACGCCCAAACGCGTGCTGCTGGTCGACCTCGACCCGCAGGGCAACGCCACCATGGGCAGCGGCGTGGACAAGCGCCAGATCGAGGAGACCATCTGCGACGTCCTGCTGGGCGAAGCCGACGCCGCCGCGATCCTCATGCGCACCGCCGAGGACTTCGACCTGCTGCCGGCCAACATCGAGCTGACCGCGGCCGAGATCAGCCTGATGAACCAGGGCGAGCGGGAGCAGCGGCTCAAGACCGCGCTCGCGCCGCTGCGGGCGAACTACGACTACATCCTGATCGACTGCCCGCCCGCGTTGTCGTTGCTCACGCTCAACGCGCTGACCGCCGCCGATTCGATCATCGTGCCGATGCAGTGCGAGTACTACGCGCTGGAAGGCATCAGCGCCCTGATCGACACGATCGAGGCCCTGAAGGGCCGGCTCAACCCGCAACTGGAGATCGAGGGCGTGCTGCGCACCATGTTCGACGTGCGCAACAACCTGGCCAACGCGGTGTCGGCGGAACTGACCAAGCATTTCGGCGACCGCGTGTTCCGCACCATCGTGCCGCGCAACGTGCGCCTGGCCGAGGCGCCCAGCCACGGCCAGAGCATCGTCGGTTACGACCGCGCCAGCCGCGGCGGCATCGCCTATCTCGGCCTGGCCGGCGAAGTGCTGCGCCGCCAGCGCGAACGCGAACAGGCCGGCAAGGCCGGCACCGCCGGCACCGCCGCCAAGGAGACCGCGGCATGA
- a CDS encoding glycosyltransferase family 2 protein gives MNSPMPQLSVVVPVFNEQDNVASLVEEIVRALRGVTPFEIVYVDDHSRDNTLAILQQLKAQVPELRVLQHTTQSGQSTAVRTGVKAARAPWIATLDGDGQNDPADIPRLLAKRDASPPEVRMFAGWRVNRQDSGSKRWASRIANAIRTRMLRDDTPDTGCGIKLFEREAFLELPYFNHMHRYLPALMQRAGWQTVSVPVNHRARTTGVSKYNNLNRALVGVADLRGVAWLIRRAKITSVREV, from the coding sequence ATGAATTCACCGATGCCCCAGCTGTCCGTCGTCGTGCCCGTGTTCAACGAGCAGGACAACGTCGCGTCCCTGGTGGAGGAGATCGTGCGGGCGCTGCGCGGCGTCACGCCGTTCGAGATCGTGTACGTCGACGACCATTCGCGCGACAACACGCTGGCGATCCTGCAGCAGCTCAAGGCCCAGGTGCCGGAGCTGCGCGTGCTGCAGCACACCACCCAGAGCGGACAGAGCACCGCCGTGCGCACCGGCGTCAAGGCCGCGCGCGCGCCATGGATCGCCACGCTGGACGGCGACGGCCAGAACGATCCGGCCGACATCCCGCGCCTGCTGGCCAAGCGCGATGCCTCGCCGCCGGAGGTCCGGATGTTCGCGGGATGGCGCGTCAACCGGCAGGATTCGGGCAGCAAGCGCTGGGCGTCGCGCATCGCCAATGCGATCCGCACCCGGATGCTGCGCGACGACACGCCCGACACCGGCTGCGGCATCAAGCTGTTCGAGCGCGAGGCCTTCCTCGAGCTGCCCTACTTCAACCACATGCACCGCTACCTGCCCGCGCTGATGCAGCGCGCCGGGTGGCAGACGGTCAGCGTCCCGGTCAACCACCGCGCCCGCACCACCGGGGTGTCGAAGTACAACAACCTCAACCGCGCACTGGTCGGCGTCGCCGACCTGCGCGGCGTGGCCTGGCTGATCCGGCGGGCCAAGATCACCTCGGTCCGGGAGGTCTGA